A window of Pithys albifrons albifrons isolate INPA30051 chromosome 19, PitAlb_v1, whole genome shotgun sequence genomic DNA:
GGGGACCCCCTTCCCCGCCGTGAGCTGGGGGTCTCTGCCCCACGCTTCCTGGCACGGAACCAGCCTGGTGGTCGGCTCTGGGGCCGCTTGCTCCCTGCAAGGGCAGTGCCATGTCCactgtgctgcagggagggaggtggcAGCGAGGAGAACTGCAGTGCCCCCGCCCCGCGGGTGAGCACAGCTTGGGGTGGGCTCGCAGTGCCCACACGGCCAGAGGACACACTGTGAgcctgggcagggtggggggcTGGTGTGTCTCTTAAACCTGAGCAGATCGGGGTGTGTGCCGGGCGCTGTGCTTCCTGCTCAGGTGCTGCCATCCTGCTTGGGCGGAGCTGCCACGTGTCTCAAGGTGTCGTCCCTGTGGAGCCTGGGGACACACTCGCCCCTGCCCAGCGAGACCTGTTCCCAGGGCTGCGGGAGCTGGCCCAGGCCAGCCAGCGTCCCCggaggcagcagcaaaggttGTCCTCACCACCAGAGGGGAACCTGCTCcgtcctggggctgtgcagggatgtgcaaTCCAGGGCTCACCCTGAGCTGGGTGCCTTGCCCTGATGCCTGGGCTGTAGTGACCCTGGGTCAGGTAAAGGTGCTGGGCAGGTTGTGTGCTCCTGCCAATGCTTTGGAGCTCGTTCTTGTTAAGGAGGGCACAGCGGGGCTAGCTGAGAGGGGCCGAGAGTGGTTCCAGCAGCAAACAGTCCCTGGGCATGCTGGGTGTTACCTGCATGAGATGGGAgcaccttctcctgctgcaggagaggggaTGGGGCTCCCAAGGCTGTGCACTGCCGCATCCCAAGCTCAGTTGATGCCAGCTGCAGCAATCTgaccttctccctcccctctttccACTAGGGTCTCCTCGCCCTCACTCTGATGCCAGTGCCGCCCTGCCATGAGTCTATGAGCCCCCTCCGGATCAGCGTGGGTGGTCTGCCTGTGCTCGCGTCCATGACCAAGGGTGCTGACCCACGTTTCCGACTGCGCTGGAAAGCCATCGTGCTGTCCTCAGCCTGTGTGgggcttgtgctgctgctcttttgCCTGCACCGCTCCTCCCCAGCACGACATGGCCCCCCCAGCCCTCGCACATGGCAGCTTGGCCTGCGGGCAGGGGACCGCTACAATGACACCTACCCACTGTCCCCGCCCCAGAGGAACCCCGAGGGTGTGCGCTACCGCATCGGGGTCATCGCCGACCTGGACACACAGTCACGTGGCTCCCAGGAGCACACCTGGTTCAGTTACCTAAAGAAGGGTTACCTGGTGCTGTCGGACAGTGGGGACAGCGTGACAGTGGAGTGGGACAAGGACGAGAGCATTCTGCAGTCCCACCTGGCTGAGAAGGGCAGGGGCATGGAGCTCTCTGAGCTGGTGGTTTTCAATGGGAAGCTGTATGCCGTGGACGACCGGACAGGTGTGGTCTACCAGATTGAGGGCAACAAGGTGGTGCCCTGGGTGATCCTCCCAGATGGGGATGGCACTGTGGGGAAAGGTGAGCTCCCATCCTGCCCTGTTGATGCAGATCAGTGAAGCCCTTGgctctttgtggttttttggggtggggTGTACTTTTCCTGTGACCCCTGAGCCTAGCCAAGAAGGGGGCAATTCCTGCCCAGGGACCAGCTGGCTGTGTGGGGggatgctgtgcctggcaccAGGCTCTGGGGTACGGTGTTTGGGATGTGGGGGCCAGTCTGATGGCCTTGTGTTGGCCAAGCTCCTCTTAAGCCATTCTCTCCACTGCAGGCTTCAAGGCAGAGTGGCTGGCGGTGAAGGACGAGCACCTGTACGTGGGGGGATTGGGCAAGGAGTGGACCACCACAACAGGGGAGGTGGTGAATGAGAATCCCCTGTGGGTGAAGGTCATTGGCTATAAGGGCGACGTGAGCCATGAGAACTGGGTAGCAAACTACAATGCCCTGAGGGCTGCAGCAGGGATCCGACCCCCAGGTATGGAGCAGGGCAACCTCCTGCCACCCCATGTCTCACACCCTTGATGGCTCCAGGGCCAGTCACCCTCCCTAGAGATATTGGGACTGGGTGAGACTTAAAGGCCACTGGCGGTTGGAGGCCAccctgtgtcctggcacagAGGCCAGagcctccccctgccctggccattTCCCTCTTCTGACTGTGCCATGAGCAGCTGGGGTGGCTCAGCTGGCACTGGGCCTGGCAGCCAAacccctgggcagagcaggccGTGCTGGGTGCGCCTGTCCAGCTCTGGAAGGGACTGAGATGTTGCTGCTGGtcagtggggcaggaggagccagaAGTGTTCACAAGGGCTGCCTATGTGGGGCTGCAACCTCTGGGATGCTTTGGAGGCGGAGggtcctgccccagcctggccagTTCCCATGCGCCCTGTGTGGTCACACTCCACTTCCTGCCACAGGGTACCTGATCCACGAGTCGGCCTCCTGGAGCGACACACTGCAGCGCTGGTTCTTCCTGCCGCGCCGCGCCAGCCACGAGCGCTACAACGAGAGGGCGGATGAGCAGCGAGGCACCAacctgctgctgagctccacCCAGGACTTCGAGGACGTGACGGTGGGGCGTGTGGGCGAGGTGGTTCCCACCCACGGCTTCTCCTCCTTCAAGTTCATCCCGGACACAGATGACCAGATCATCGTGGCACTGAAATCAGAAGAAGACAACAGCAAGATCTCCAGCTACATCATGGCCTTCACGCTGGATGGGCGCTTACTCTTGCCTGAGACCAGGATCGGGAGCGTGAAGTACGAGGGCATCGAGTTTATTTAACAGACTTTTGGAGTGGAGGGGTGTGGACGGCTGACGGGCATGGGCAGGCCCTGCCAGCTTGCTTCCAGCCTGGGCTCTGCACGGGATGCCAGGCAGCGCTCCCGACTCTGTTCTTGGCCGTGGCCTCTCCCATAAAGCATTGGCTATGCTGCAGCAGGCGTGGTGCGCGTGTTTCCACAGTGGCACCTGGTGGCAAGGGACCGCCACCACAGGGTGTTTCCGGCCCCGGGGGTGATGGCCACATCCCGGAGCACCGGTTCCCGAGCAGGCCCTGCTGCAGTCCTTAGTGCCCAGCCCTGAATTTCGACAGAGCCCTCTGTGGTGGGTCAGTGGCTCTGGTGATATCCGGACTCTGGTTTttcagctgaggagcagctgaaccccagctctgcagctttgcctCCTGTGCTACAGGACTCCCTGGGTGGGGAAGGAGGTGTGCAGCTGAAGCAGGTCTGACCGAGGGGATTTCATCAGGTGTTTTCCCCAAAAGctggttttccttcccttttcccataAGCTGGGGGAGGTGATGGGGCCAGGGTGATGTGTGACTGTTTCTGGGAAAAGTCTCGTATAGGAGGTGACAGTGGCTGTGTCCTTCTGCCCGTGTCACTGAGGGGGGTTCAGCAGTTCCAGCACCACTGATAGCACCAGttccagtgctgctcctggcacagtggctctgcctgtggggGCAGGGGCATCATGTAGCCCCAGCAATTGATGGGACCACCAGCCATGGCCAGGTGTAACAagggcccatcctggagccattcccagcctgtcccctgggaggtgtgtttgtgctggccgtctcttctcccagctgtgGCCATGCATGGCTCCAGCCCCAGAGGTACCTCCACCCCCAGAGCTGTCAGCTCCAGGAAGAGCTGAGCCCTagacaggagctgctgggagctggcagTGGCATGGCTATGCTGTGCAAGGGCTGCTGTGCTcggtgcagcagcagagccaggcgCACCAGCTTGGCTTCCTGGGGCTGACAGCATCTGGGAAGCATTCACAGCAGCCCGAGGCTTTGGCCAGGGAGCCTTCCCCAGCATGTTGTGAAATCGCATCCGCAGCCTGTGGCCTTTGGCAGGACGTTGCACAGTTTAAGAAGCCAGACGTGTCAAAGGGGCATCTGTTGGCCCCAGGGCCCACCTGACCTCTCTGCCACAACAGCTGTGGCTCCTGGCCTGCCCATGCTCCCTGGGTTAGCTCTGTCCAGCCCCAGGTCACAGGGCAGCACATCCTCATGCCAAGACCAGTGTTTGGCTCTGGTGTTCCTGGTTTGGTCCCTCTTAATACCctgcccctggggcagctctgccagcaggcAAGGCTTCAGTGAGCTAGGCCTGGCTACTGCGGACTGGGGGGCCTTGGGTCCACCATGCCCCTGTCAtaccctggcactgccctgctgggggcagTGCCTGGTTGTGTTCACAGAAGGAGGGGGCCTGTTGTTACAGAGACCAGGCTGTAGCTGGGTGGAAGGAGCTGCATAGGATGGAGCCCTCTCAGGAGCCCAGACAGGCTCTCTCCGCTTCATCCCTGTTTACACTTGTCGGCACCTCTGCAAGCCCTGCAGGCCAGACACGTGTTTTCGTTTAGCCCAGACAATGACTCAGCCAGCGCTGGGCTGTGAGCACTCATGCTTGTCTCCTCTGGACATGGACCTGTCCCCAGTGCCGCAGGCAGAGCTGGCTTCAGCCCCTGCCTGTGGCCTCGGGGCCATGCAGCACCCAGCCAGGGCACCCAGGGTGCGTTCCCAACTCGCACTGGGCGCCAGCTGGCCCTGGGCCATGATGGCCACTCAGCCATAGCCTGCACTTCACTTGGCACAGCTTCATGGCTCTGCAGCACCTGTTacagcctcagggctgtgctaGTGGCTGTCCCTTCCACATGGCCCTTTCTTGTCCCCTGGGCTGAAGCATTTCTGGGGCCTGGACCTCAGCCCCATGGTGcccttggagcagcagcactgggtgcttcaggcagccaggctggcaggaatcctgctgctgctggaacctCTAGACCATGAGCCCTGCAGTAGAGTTGGGCACCTGGAGCCCCGACTCCAGATGTCATCCAGCATCCTGGCATTGTCAATGCTGTCAACCTCCCACGTGTTCCCTGAAGCCTCAGGCAGGGATTGGATGAGGTCTGGCTGCCCACAGTTCTGTTCATCATCTCAGAGGCCGAGCAGCTCTGACACCTACTTCCACTGTGAGCAGCCATGGGGGTGCCCTGGCAACAGgatggctcaggagcagctgttGTGGCCACCGTGGTGGCTGCCTCTGGTGACATGTGCCAGTGACACCCAGCCCGGCTGTGCTCAGaagctgtgtccctgcctgctctgctgggacGGAGGCACCAGAGGTGGAGCACCCTCAGCAGCTGGCCGAGTGGGGGGAAGGGGGGTACAGGTCCCgtgacagcagcagtgccctgacacCTCCACGGTGACACAGCATGGGGGTTTTGACTGGGATAGAGTCTTATTTTTACAAATTAGCTGGTGTGGGGcagtgtttgggattttttctgggaaaaatgtTGGTAATGGGCATATTTTTATTACCGCTGAGCAGCACTTGTGCAGCTcgaggccttttctgctcctcatcccaCCAGCAAGGGGCAGTGGGGACACAGCCAGCACAGTGACCCCAGCTGACCCAAGAGGTATTCCACACTGTATGGCGTCATGCTCAGTGTATacagagctggaggagggggGGGACATTAGGAATTCTgtcatttgtcttcccaagtcaccattacacgtgctgcagcccagctgtcctggaggtggctgagcacctgcctgccatgggga
This region includes:
- the CANT1 gene encoding soluble calcium-activated nucleotidase 1; this encodes MPVPPCHESMSPLRISVGGLPVLASMTKGADPRFRLRWKAIVLSSACVGLVLLLFCLHRSSPARHGPPSPRTWQLGLRAGDRYNDTYPLSPPQRNPEGVRYRIGVIADLDTQSRGSQEHTWFSYLKKGYLVLSDSGDSVTVEWDKDESILQSHLAEKGRGMELSELVVFNGKLYAVDDRTGVVYQIEGNKVVPWVILPDGDGTVGKGFKAEWLAVKDEHLYVGGLGKEWTTTTGEVVNENPLWVKVIGYKGDVSHENWVANYNALRAAAGIRPPGYLIHESASWSDTLQRWFFLPRRASHERYNERADEQRGTNLLLSSTQDFEDVTVGRVGEVVPTHGFSSFKFIPDTDDQIIVALKSEEDNSKISSYIMAFTLDGRLLLPETRIGSVKYEGIEFI